TTTTGGCTGGCTGCTTCGCCAGATTCACGCATGGAGCGCCAACCTGATGATCATGATGCTGTTCATCCACATGTTCAGCACCTTCTTCATGAAGTCCTACCGCAAGCCTCGTGAGTTGATGTGGGTCAGCGGCTTCCTCTTGCTCGTGCTCAGCCTCGGCTTCGGCTTCACCGGCTACCTCCTGCCGTGGAACGAGCTGGCCTTCTTCGCTACCCAGGTCGGTACCGAAGTTCCTAAGGTCGCCCCCGGCGGCGCGTTCCTGGTCGAGATTCTTCGCGGCGGCCCCGAGGTCAGCGGCGAGACCCTCACCCGCATGTTCTCGCTGCACGTCGTGCTGCTTCCCGGCCTCGTGCTGCTCGTGCTCACCGCTCATCTGACGATGGTGCAGATTCTCGGCACCTCCGCTCCGATCGGCTACAAAGAGGCTGGCCTCATCAAGGGTTACGACAAGTTCTTCCCGACCTTCCTTGCCAAGGACGGCATCGGCTGGCTTATCGGTTTCGCTCTGCTTGTCTATCTGGCCGTGGTGTTCCCCTGGGAGATCGGCGTGAAGGCAGATGCGCTCGCTTCGGCTCCTGTCGGCATCAAGCCGGAATGGTACTTCTGGGCGCAGTTCCAGTTGCTCAAGGACTTCAAGTTCGAAGGTGGCGAGCTTCTGGCCATCATCCTCTTCACCATCGGTGGCGTTGTCTGGATGCTCGTGCCGTTCATCGACCGTCAGGCTTCACAGGAGAAGAAAAGCCCCATCTTCACCGTGTTCGGTATTCTGGTGCTGGCCTTCCTGCTCATCAATACCTACAGGGTCTATGCCGAGTACTCGATGCTCAAGTAAGATTCCTGTTTGATAGTGCTACGAAAAAGCCCGGATTTCCGGGCTTTTTCTGTTGTGCGGGGTATTGATGCGGGTGGACGTTGTGGACGCCGTGGACGAGGTAGACAACAGGATCAGATGTTCAGCAATGCGCCGAGTTCGTAGCCGCTGAGGAAAGCGGCGGTTTCGAGCGATTCTATCGCTTCGAGCCAGGCGCCCGGCAGAAGCTCCTCGTCTGTCGTTACCTCTTGCGTTTCTCCGGTCTTTCGGGCTTCAAGCATCGCTTGCGCCATGAGCCATGCGGCGAGGATGGTGAGCTGCCGCTCGCGGAACCACTCCTTGCCGTGCAGGCGCTGCACCTGTATGAAGGCTCCGAGGTGGCCACCGCACGATTCATTCAGGGTTCGGATCGACAGCATGAGCTGGCTGTCCGGGGTTGCATCGCTGTTTGATTCTGTCCGCATCGAAAGCAGGCAGCAGAAGAGATCGACCGCCTGCTCGCCGTGGACGGGCCATGCGGTTTTTCCGGTCATGAGCGTTTTCAGCGTCTCGCCGAGCATCAACTGGTCGATGACCTGCTCTTCGAGCAGGCCGTTCTGTTGCAGCATCTGTTGAATGGCGTCGAGTGCGATCCGGATTCTCGCCATTGGCCTGAAGGCACTCTCCTCCTTTTCAGCAATGCCGAGCGCGGCTTTGATCCGTTTCGCTCCGGCAATATTTCCGAGCGCCGTCTCGAAACGCAAGGCGTTGCGGTCACTCTCCGCCGCGTTTTCGGCGATGCCGGTCGGCAGCGTCAGCGCTGTTTCCATGATCTCGCCGAAGCGCTCCGCGAGGCTCGCGAGCAGCTCTTCGCACTCAGCGCCGAACGCTTCGGCCTCCGGCTCCGTGCTCATGATTCTATCGAGCGCCGACGCCACGATCTGGTGAATTGGCCTCAGGCTCATCGACAGGGTTTCGAGTTCTATCGACTCGATGCCCCTGCCGTCAAGCTCGTGGCAGACGCGGTCGTAGGGCTTGAGCTTCGAGGGACGGACGATGCGGAAGTCGAGGAAGAGGTTGTACTGGTAACCGCCGAGGGACACGTACAGCCCCTGCTCCTGGATCGCCGCGCATGAGCGGATGAATTCGAGGCCGCTCCGGTGGTCGCGGAAGATGGCGTAGCTGTCGTGCTCGCCCGGCAGCGCAAGGGCGTCGGCGAGCACGGTCTGCCGGAATGCACCGTTGTCGAGCCTGGCCGCCGAGAGCCTGATCCACCCTTCCGAGGCGTCGTAACGGTTGTTGTAGATGAAGAGCGCACGCTCCTCGCCAAGCCGGTTGGCGTAGGCGAAGACGTGTTCGTTGACCTGCCCGTCCGGCGCGTAGAGATCGAAGAGTTGGAAGTTGGCCACTTCGGCGAAGAGGCTCCGTTTCTTGATGATCGGGAATATTTCGCGGTAGTGCCGCGCGACCAGCTCCTCGTCGGGGTGCTCGTCGTAATACGCTTTGGCGTACTCCATGCCGTACTTTTCCGTCAACCCCTCGACCTGGCCGTGGCCGAACATCGGCAGGCCCGGCGTGGTCACCATCATCATGCAGACGCCGATGTACTTGTCCCCCCTGCCGAACTGCGCGATGGCCGTGTCCTCATCCGGGTTGTTCATGAAGTTGACGTAGCGCTTGAGAATCTCCGCGTCGAACTCCAGCGTCTTTTTGATGAGCTGTCGGTAGCCCGCGTTGTCCTCCTTTTTGAGCATGTGCATGAAGGCGCTGTTGTAGACGCGGTGCATCCCGAGCGTACGGACGAAGTAGCCTTCGAGCATCCAGAACGCCTCGGCGAGGAGCAGCGTGTCGGGCACTTCGCGGGCGACGCGGTCAACCACTTCGCGCCAGAACTCCTGCGGCATGGCGGCCTCGAAATCGGCCATGCTCATCGACCATGCCCCACGCGACGGTACGCCGGGGGCGTGGCCCGGCAGCGGGAACCAGAGGCGCTGTATGTGCATCTTGGCCAGCACCATCGCCGCGTCGAAGCGGATCACCGGAAACATCCGGGCGACGTGCAGAATCTGCTGGATCACCCCTTCGCGCACCTCGGGATCGAGGAAGTTAAGCTGCGCAGTGTCGTTCCACGGCATGGTGGTGCCGTCGTTGCCGTGGTAGAGGTAGCGGGTGTCGCCGGTGAGGTGATCGACCCGCTTGAAGGTGACGGCGGCGTCCGTGCGGTTCCAGTAGCCATCCTCGATGTGGATGCCGTAGCGGGAGTCCGCGCTGAGGTTCGGGCCGTTGTAGGTATAGTTCGGGTAGGGCGGCTCGGTCGCCGAGAGGAACCAGTCGGGGCGGTTACGCACCAGCTCCGAGTCGATGCCGGTGTGGTTCGGCACCATGTCGCTGGCCAAACGAATGCCGCGCTCCATCGCGCGGTTCCGCAGATCGACGTAGCCCGCGTAGCCGCCCAGCTCCTGGGCGATGTCGTAGCTTTCGAGCGCGTAGGCCGACGCCTTGGCTTCGGGGTTGCCCTGCAACTGCTTGATTTTGCGCGAGGCGTGGCTCCGCTCCCAGAGGCCGATGAGCCACAGGGCGGTGAAGCCGCGCCCGGCAAGCTGGTCGAGTTCCTCGTCGGGAATATCCTGCAATCGCGCGATGTGCCGCCCATATTGGCGCGAGAGCTGGTCGAGCCAGACGTAGGTGCTCTTGGCGATCATCACCACCTCGGGCATCCACGACGAGTCGTGCGAGTAGCGCGCCGGGGCGTTGGCAAGATCGGCATACGAAGGCACGTGCGCCTCCTTGTCGCCCATGCCGTGCGTCTCGACGCCTCCATGCTGTGCGAGATTTTCGAAGAAGAGGTAGCGATCCTCGTCCTCGATCAGCACGATCGCCTCGTCGAGCAGCGGCCAGAACGGCGAGTCCGAGAGCATCTCTCCCCAGTTCAGCCTGATGAAGCGGAGCTGGTCGAGCAGCGAGCCGGGGGCGTACCGCGATGGATTCAGGAGCAGTTCCTCCAGATCGTTCGCGTTGCCGACCGCTCCCGAGGAGCGAATGGCCTCCTGCATCGCCCTGACGAGGTGCGGGTAGGCCTGGTCGCCGTGCAGCTCGCGGTCGGAAATCAGTCCGGCAAAATCCTGTAAAGCGGGGTTCCGGTTGTTGATCCACACGAGAAAAGCCTCTTCAAGCGCGTCGGCTCGCCCGGTCGGGCTTTTCAGGCAGGCTTCAGGAGTCGTTTTCGAACGATAGATCTCCGGAGTGGGGAAGCGTTCGAGGAACCTGCCGAGGTACTCGATGGCGTGCCAGTTCGAAGTTTCGCGCTCGAGAACGGCAAGCGCGCCGGTCTGGAGGCCCGAGACCTTGTCAATGATATGGTGTTGCAACTCGTGCAACAGCTTCATGGCGTGAAACTGCGCAGGCAGAATTTTTTTGGCCTGTTCACCCTCGACCAGTGAGAGGCGCCGGTTGATCGCTTTGGTCTGCCGCTCGGCCAGAGCCATCGCTTCTCGCCGGTCAGCCGGAAGCAGCAGCAGATCAGGGTCGTCGAGGCGATAGCGATCCCTCGCCTTCCGGTTGATGTAGAAGTGTTCCTTTACTGAATGGCGGCTATTGGTGCTCATATGGCGGGCTTGACGATA
This genomic window from Chlorobaculum limnaeum contains:
- a CDS encoding alpha-amylase family glycosyl hydrolase produces the protein MSTNSRHSVKEHFYINRKARDRYRLDDPDLLLLPADRREAMALAERQTKAINRRLSLVEGEQAKKILPAQFHAMKLLHELQHHIIDKVSGLQTGALAVLERETSNWHAIEYLGRFLERFPTPEIYRSKTTPEACLKSPTGRADALEEAFLVWINNRNPALQDFAGLISDRELHGDQAYPHLVRAMQEAIRSSGAVGNANDLEELLLNPSRYAPGSLLDQLRFIRLNWGEMLSDSPFWPLLDEAIVLIEDEDRYLFFENLAQHGGVETHGMGDKEAHVPSYADLANAPARYSHDSSWMPEVVMIAKSTYVWLDQLSRQYGRHIARLQDIPDEELDQLAGRGFTALWLIGLWERSHASRKIKQLQGNPEAKASAYALESYDIAQELGGYAGYVDLRNRAMERGIRLASDMVPNHTGIDSELVRNRPDWFLSATEPPYPNYTYNGPNLSADSRYGIHIEDGYWNRTDAAVTFKRVDHLTGDTRYLYHGNDGTTMPWNDTAQLNFLDPEVREGVIQQILHVARMFPVIRFDAAMVLAKMHIQRLWFPLPGHAPGVPSRGAWSMSMADFEAAMPQEFWREVVDRVAREVPDTLLLAEAFWMLEGYFVRTLGMHRVYNSAFMHMLKKEDNAGYRQLIKKTLEFDAEILKRYVNFMNNPDEDTAIAQFGRGDKYIGVCMMMVTTPGLPMFGHGQVEGLTEKYGMEYAKAYYDEHPDEELVARHYREIFPIIKKRSLFAEVANFQLFDLYAPDGQVNEHVFAYANRLGEERALFIYNNRYDASEGWIRLSAARLDNGAFRQTVLADALALPGEHDSYAIFRDHRSGLEFIRSCAAIQEQGLYVSLGGYQYNLFLDFRIVRPSKLKPYDRVCHELDGRGIESIELETLSMSLRPIHQIVASALDRIMSTEPEAEAFGAECEELLASLAERFGEIMETALTLPTGIAENAAESDRNALRFETALGNIAGAKRIKAALGIAEKEESAFRPMARIRIALDAIQQMLQQNGLLEEQVIDQLMLGETLKTLMTGKTAWPVHGEQAVDLFCCLLSMRTESNSDATPDSQLMLSIRTLNESCGGHLGAFIQVQRLHGKEWFRERQLTILAAWLMAQAMLEARKTGETQEVTTDEELLPGAWLEAIESLETAAFLSGYELGALLNI
- a CDS encoding cytochrome b — encoded protein: MAENTQKPAAGSAPAKPKPAAGAAKPAAPGAAKPAAPGAAKPAAPGAAKAPAKPAAPAAAAPSGVFKPPVDRPDPNPFKDSKMSAVAGWFQERFYVLNPIIDYLKHKEVPKHRLSFWYYFGGLGLFFFIIQILTGLLLLQYYKPTETDAFASFLFIQGEVPFGWLLRQIHAWSANLMIMMLFIHMFSTFFMKSYRKPRELMWVSGFLLLVLSLGFGFTGYLLPWNELAFFATQVGTEVPKVAPGGAFLVEILRGGPEVSGETLTRMFSLHVVLLPGLVLLVLTAHLTMVQILGTSAPIGYKEAGLIKGYDKFFPTFLAKDGIGWLIGFALLVYLAVVFPWEIGVKADALASAPVGIKPEWYFWAQFQLLKDFKFEGGELLAIILFTIGGVVWMLVPFIDRQASQEKKSPIFTVFGILVLAFLLINTYRVYAEYSMLK